Part of the Zhongshania aliphaticivorans genome, TTCAAAAATAGTGTTCGCAACTTACTAGAGGTCTCTATTGGGCATGCTTTCACCATTGATGCCATTGAGATGGGGCTGGATAACTGTATTAAGTCCTACTTAAGCTGCCTGCGTTAACAAGCCTAACAAACACCAAGACAAATTAGCATGACACCCCAGTAGCAGAGAAGACCAAGGGGATGCCATGCAAGTAATCGTTAAAAGACTTTCTTTAACACTACGTAAAAGTCAGCCTCCAGATCTTCAAGCTCTTCTGACGATGCAAATCCATCATCTGCGACAGACCTTGCTGCTACGGCGTCTAATTTAACCCCCCAGCCCAAATCTGCCGAAATCCTAATCCCAGCATCAACAATACTTCGCTCATCTCCCGCCGCTCCAGACACATTCTCAAACCACGCAGCACCGTACTCAGCAAATACCGACGCACTTATATCCACGCTGGCAATATGCAAAGTATGTTGTAGATTTAATTCACCAAAATACCCTGAGTCTCCTGACAACACTCCAGGCAAATAGGCGCTGATTGACTTCATCCCGCCAAGCACCCATTGCTGTTGCTGTGGTAATTGCTCATCAGCATATTGAGCAAAGAAACTAAGGTTAAGCTCCGTATCATCTGAAAAAGGCAAATTAGCCGCGATTTTCGGTAAAATCGTAACGAATTCAGCCGTTCGCGCAGCAGGAACAACTTCAGGTGCCGAAGCTGCTCCTGGGTTGGCGGCAAAATAATCAGCACTATAATCGTCATAAGTCCCCAGCGTTCCACTATCACCGCTTATACCCGCCTTAAACGATAATTGAGCAGACCAACGGAATTGATTTTCACCCACTGCTTGAACAGAAAAATATTTAGCACCCAGCTCCAAGGTACCGTACTTCTCATCCTGTAAGCTACCAATGCCATCCACATCTAATTGTGAATCGATATATTCAATGCGTTCAAACAAATTTAATCGGTAAGACAAATCACTCGCTAAGACTTGCTCCCCCGTCAGTGACAAAATATTAATATCGGCATCAAGTTCAATATTCTGCGTCGTACTTACGGTACTAGGCGTACACAAACCTATTGGCGATAAAATACTACAAACCAAGCCCGACCCACTGGTGGTTGAGCTTCCAGTTACGGTACCAAGATTTTGCGCATATTCAGTATGACTGGCTGCCACACCGTACAAACCTGTTGAAAAAGGCTTATCCGCAGAAAGCTGAATTCGGTGGTAATCCTCGCCGTCACGAGACTCCCCTAGATCTGTAAACGCGGTTTCATACCCCAAGCCCACACGACTTCCATCTCCAAAATTATGACTTATGCCAACATCGCCAAAATAGCGCCCAACATAACGACTCCCTTGATTACCAATTTGAACAAAAACATCCGTCTTGTCGAAATCAACAACTGGCTCCGCATCAAATACCAGACGAGCTACTTCTGGTTGGCTTTGATCCACCAAGAATCTTGCCGAATAATCTACGCCTGTTCGTATACTCTCAACATTTGCCATCACGCGGGCACGCTCAAATTCAGCGCGCGTTAGATCCACATCGCCTTCCAGGCCGGTAAAATATTTACCCACTGCATCATTATCTACTGCCGCTAATGTCGCTTGTACAGCGTGAATATAAACAAGGTTGCCATCGGGGGCATAGTTCATCGACACTAATAGATGACC contains:
- a CDS encoding ShlB/FhaC/HecB family hemolysin secretion/activation protein, translated to MAIDFPPALPPHLSTVAQITTSAAANAPYVGLVNGYELRVTGEHYLNNTELAAIFNTAKTPSQAIFLMSSLTLRKGHLLVSMNYAPDGNLVYIHAVQATLAAVDNDAVGKYFTGLEGDVDLTRAEFERARVMANVESIRTGVDYSARFLVDQSQPEVARLVFDAEPVVDFDKTDVFVQIGNQGSRYVGRYFGDVGISHNFGDGSRVGLGYETAFTDLGESRDGEDYHRIQLSADKPFSTGLYGVAASHTEYAQNLGTVTGSSTTSGSGLVCSILSPIGLCTPSTVSTTQNIELDADINILSLTGEQVLASDLSYRLNLFERIEYIDSQLDVDGIGSLQDEKYGTLELGAKYFSVQAVGENQFRWSAQLSFKAGISGDSGTLGTYDDYSADYFAANPGAASAPEVVPAARTAEFVTILPKIAANLPFSDDTELNLSFFAQYADEQLPQQQQWVLGGMKSISAYLPGVLSGDSGYFGELNLQHTLHIASVDISASVFAEYGAAWFENVSGAAGDERSIVDAGIRISADLGWGVKLDAVAARSVADDGFASSEELEDLEADFYVVLKKVF